From the genome of Impatiens glandulifera chromosome 9, dImpGla2.1, whole genome shotgun sequence, one region includes:
- the LOC124916245 gene encoding putative vacuolar protein sorting-associated protein 13F, whose protein sequence is MPPGSKKRKAVKKKKQMEPIFPITSPPPPHSHEGGGGDVSSPPMSGHADDELEKNNKEDSPLSEKKELLVLELNQEDQNNNNGSSLQQSQTSKTSSSSSSSSNSNSSSDEDEKSQDIEKNILMIESITDGYNKKDDHSDPNPSDLDLPSNDDDAAAVLLEENKVETVTMIPLFQDHDSLEEEQEEEETVTITESEGMVIGFPNDSEKDFQSSSVVFHNDLKNTSWISCCGLFELFSGTNRDG, encoded by the exons ATGCCGCCTGGTTCGAAGAAGAGGAAAGCAGTAAAGAAAAAGAAGCAAATGGAACCCATCTTCCCCATCACTTCTCCTCCTCCGCCTCATTCTCATG aaggtggtggtggtgatgtTAGCTCTCCTCCTATGTCAGGGCATGCTGATGATGAATTGGAGAAGAACAACAAGGAAGACTCTCCTCTATCTGAGAAGAAAGAACTGTTGGTGTTGGAGCTTAATCAAGAAGATCAGAACAACAACAATGGGTCATCTTTACAACAATCTCAGACTTCTAAGACCTCTAGTAGCAGTAGCAGCAgtagtaatagtaatagtagTTCAGATGAGGACGAAAAATCTCAGGATATTGAGAAAAACATATTGATGATTGAGTCAATTACTGATGGGTATAATAAAAAGGATGATCATTCTGATCCTAACCCATCTGATCTTGATCTACCTTCAAATGATGATGATGCTGCTGCTGTATTATTGGAAGAGAATAAAGTGGAAACTGTAACCATGATTCCTCTATTCCAGGATCATGATTCActtgaagaagaacaagaagaagaagaaactgtAACCATTACTGAATCAGAAGGTATGGTAATTGGTTTTCCAAATGACAGTGAAAAGGATTTTCAATCATCCTCTGTTGTTTTTCACAATGATCTTAAAAACACTTCCTGGATAAGTTGCTGTGGATTGTTTGAGCTATTCAGTGGAACAAATAGAGATGGATGA
- the LOC124914453 gene encoding probable methyltransferase PMT19, which translates to MVTPPAPAPEPAPPLSGGRKPLKRSFIEIILLSILCFLSYIFGSQNLSSSSFIQDPSSCFHIKNLTNLQIPSHFQSLEFEPHHFLPLPENQSLEQTQFFPYCPNNFTDYCPCQDPYRANQFINSTKNFFHRERHCPDKSETLRCLIPPPKGYRKPFPWPKSRDYAWFNNVPFPRLTEYKKQQNWVQLKGDLLVFPGGGTSFVQGVKGYVDDINRIVPLKNGLIRTVLDIGCGVASFGAHLMDYNILTMSVAPRDIHEAQVQFALERGVPAMLGILSVHRLPFPSRSFDMSHCSRCLVPWTGHDGLYLLEIDRILRPGGYWVLSGPPINWRVFYKGWKRSREDLENEQNRLEDMARRLCWRKVKETGTIAVWQKPTNHIQCSKKLKTWKSLDFCSQSDPDSAWYRKMEPCITPLQQVTGIKDLSGGVLEKWPKRSNVFPHRAVETGMTKDAFNEYNREWRNRVSYYGIIIHSLFTGKYRNIMDMNAGMGGFAAALSKYPVWVMNVVPHDTGNNTLGAIYDRGFIGTYMNWCEPFSTYPRTYDLIHADNIFSMYLNKCDIQDILFEMYRMLRPEGAIVIRDHVDMIVKIRRIMDRMRWESKLSHSQRGPLHSEKILFVGNSL; encoded by the exons ATGGTAACACCACCGGCGCCGGCGCCGGAACCGGCACCGCCACTTTCAGGCGGTCGGAAGCCTCTCAAGAGATCATTCATTGAGATCATACTCCTATCTATCCTCTGCTTTCTTTCTTACATTTTCGGTTCTCAAAatctctcttcttcctctttcaTTCAAGACCCATCATCTTGTTTCCACATCAAAAACCTCACAAACCTCCAAATCCCATCTCATTTTCAATCTCTCGAATTCGAACCTCATCACTTCTTACCTCTACCAGAAAATCAGTCCCTAGAACAAACCCAGTTTTTCCCTTACTGCCCTAATAACTTCACAGATTACTGCCCTTGTCAAGACCCATATAGAGCAAACCAATTTATCAACAGTACAAAGAATTTCTTCCATAGGGAAAGACACTGCCCAGATAAATCCGAGACCTTAAGATGTTTAATTCCACCTCCAAAGGGCTACAGAAAGCCTTTTCCATGGCCTAAAAGCAGAGACTATGCTTGGTTCAACAATGTTCCTTTTCCAAGGTTAACTGAGTATAAGAAGCAGCAAAATTGGGTTCAATTGAAAGGAGATCTTCTTGTTTTCCCCGGTGGAGGAACATCGTTTGTCCAAGGAGTTAAAGGATACGTCGATGATATCAATCGTATTGTGCCATTGAAGAATGGCCTCATAAGGACTGTTCTTGACATTGGGTGTGGG GTTGCAAGCTTTGGAGCCCATCTAATGGACTACAACATTCTAACAATGTCTGTCGCGCCAAGAGACATACACGAAGCTCAAGTACAGTTTGCGCTTGAACGAGGAGTTCCAGCCATGCTCGGGATTCTCAGTGTTCATAGGCTGCCATTTCCTTCAAGATCATTCGACATGTCTCATTGTTCAAGATGTCTTGTTCCATGGACAGGCCATG ATGGACTATATTTGCTGGAAATTGACAGAATCCTAAGGCCAGGGGGATACTGGGTATTATCAGGTCCACCTATAAATTGGAGGGTTTTTTATAAAGGATGGAAAAGAAGTAGAGAGGATCTTGAGAATGAACAGAATAGATTGGAAGATATGGCTAGAAGATTGTGTTGGAGAAAGGTAAAAGAGACAGGAACTATTGCAGTATGGCAGAAACCTACTAATCATATCCAATGTTCTAAAAAATTGAAGACATGGAAATCTCTCGACTTCTGTTCTCAATCTGATCCTGATTCCGCTTG GTACAGGAAGATGGAACCATGCATAACTCCTCTCCAGCAAGTAACAGGCATAAAAGACTTATCTGGAGGTGTGCTCGAGAAATGGCCTAAAAGGTCAAACGTGTTTCCTCACAGAGCTGTGGAAACCGGAATGACCAAAGATGCTTTCAACGAGTACAATCGAGAATGGAGAAACAGAGTTTCTTATTATGGTATTATCATCCATTCTCTATTTACAGGCAAATATAGAAATATCATGGACATGAACGCTGGCATGGGGGGTTTTGCTGCTGCTCTATCGAAATACCCAGTTTGGGTTATGAATGTGGTTCCTCACGATACAGGAAACAACACGCTCGGTGCTATTTATGATCGTGGTTTTATCGGAACCTATATGAACTg GTGTGAGCCTTTCTCGACTTACCCAAGAACATATGATTTGATACACGCAGACAATATATTCTCCATGTACTTGAATAA GTGTGACATTCAGGACATCCTTTTTGAGATGTATAGGATGCTTCGACCTGAAGGAGCCATTGTAATAAGAGATCACGTCGATATGATTGTAAAGATACGAAGAATAATGGATAGGATGAGATGGGAAAGCAAGCTTTCGCATAGCCAGCGCGGCCCATTGCACTCGGAGAAGATACTCTTTGTAGGAAACTCtttatag
- the LOC124914454 gene encoding protein SRG1-like — protein MEGENHASFLGSSLSVPSVQELAKNPLDSVPSRYIQTDDQDRLILSHDDDDDDLSIPIIDLGMLMSGDDQDHEIEINKFDSACKEWGFFQVLNHGVSLMLMEKVKEEMGEFFKLPMEEKKKYWQQPGGLEGFGQHFVVSDGQKLDWGDMFWIITSPIFLRNPSLFPSLPQSFRETMEVYSNEMNKIATKLFGKMAKALKIEGGDMDEMFEGGMQSMRMNYYPPCPQPELAIGLSPHSDSTGLTILFQANETVGLEIMKNSKWISVKPLPGTFIVNIGDIMEIVSNGAYRSILHRARVNSSKERLSIATFHNPNLEKELGPAPSLITTESPALFKKVGVSDYFKDMFSYKLQGKSNLDFMRI, from the exons ATGGAAGGTGAAAACCATGCAAGCTTCTTGGGAAGCTCCCTTAGTGTACCCTCTGTTCAGGAGTTGGCTAAGAATCCTCTCGACTCTGTTCCATCTCGCTACATTCAGACCGATGATCAAGACCGTCTGATCCTATcccatgatgatgatgatgatgatctttcAATCCCAATCATTGACTTAGGGATGTTGATGTCTGGAGATGATCAGGATCATGAGATTGAGATCAACAAGTTTGACTCAGCCTGTAAGGAATGGGGTTTTTTCCAGGTTCTT AATCATGGGGTGAGTTTGATGTTAATGGAGAAAGTGAAGGAAGAAATGGGAGAATTCTTTAAGCTACCGATGGAGGAAAAAAAGAAGTATTGGCAGCAACCTGGAGGACTTGAAGGGTTTGGGCAGCATTTTGTTGTATCGGATGGGCAAAAGCTTGATTGGGGTGACATGTTTTGGATCATCACATCACCTATTTTTCTCAGAAACCCTTCCTTATTTCCTTCCCTACCACAATCTTTCAG GGAAACTATGGAAGTATACTCgaatgaaatgaataaaatagcTACAAAACTATTTGGGAAGATGGCAAAAGCCTTAAAAATTGAAGGTGGAGATATGGATGAGATGTTTGAAGGAGGGATGCAGTCCATGAGGATGAATTATTACCCTCCCTGCCCTCAGCCGGAGTTAGCCATTGGCTTGTCGCCTCACTCGGATTCCACCGGACTTACCATCCTTTTTCAGGCCAATGAGACGGTTGGTTTGGAGATTATGAAAAATAGCAAATGGATTTCTGTCAAACCTCTTCCGGGTACATTCATTGTTAACATTGGCGATATTATggag atTGTGAGTAACGGGGCCTATAGAAGCATTTTGCATAGAGCTAGGGTGAACTCGAGCAAGGAGAGGCTTTCGATCGCAACTTTCCATAACCCTAATTTGGAGAAAGAATTGGGACCTGCTCCAAGCCTAATCACAACCGAATCTCCAGCCTTATTCAAGAAAGTTGGTGTTTCTGATTACTTCAAAGATATGTTCTCTTACAAGCTTCAAGGGAAATCAAACCTTGATTTTAtgagaatttga